The following are encoded in a window of Mycobacterium decipiens genomic DNA:
- a CDS encoding phosphotransferase, with amino-acid sequence MSFPSSPAPPPAIVTRFAAGRPVLPVWVNELGGITFRVDSGVRAGTEFIKVARTGTADFANEARKLRWAAPYLAVPRVLGVGVDGDWTWLRTGALPGLSAVHPRWRAAPQVAVRALGEGLRTLHDSLPVRSCPFDWSLTSRLAKLAPARRAELGDPPPVDQLVVCHGDACSPNTVLDDDGGCCGHVDFGDLGVADRWADLAVATLSLHWNYPDCPGRVWDDEFFAAYGLEPDAARIDYYRRLWQAEDDGSR; translated from the coding sequence TTGTCCTTCCCGTCGTCGCCGGCCCCGCCGCCCGCAATCGTTACCCGGTTTGCCGCCGGCAGACCCGTGCTGCCGGTCTGGGTCAATGAACTGGGCGGCATCACCTTCCGGGTGGATTCCGGCGTCCGCGCCGGCACCGAGTTCATCAAGGTGGCCCGGACCGGTACCGCCGACTTCGCCAATGAGGCGCGGAAGTTGCGCTGGGCCGCGCCCTACCTAGCGGTGCCGCGGGTACTGGGAGTCGGGGTGGATGGGGACTGGACCTGGTTGCGCACCGGCGCGCTGCCCGGCTTGTCCGCGGTGCACCCGCGGTGGCGGGCGGCACCGCAGGTGGCGGTGCGGGCGCTGGGCGAGGGGCTGCGCACCCTGCACGACTCCTTGCCGGTGCGGTCATGTCCGTTCGACTGGTCGCTCACCAGCCGGCTGGCCAAGCTGGCCCCGGCGCGACGGGCGGAACTCGGCGACCCGCCACCGGTCGATCAGTTGGTGGTCTGTCACGGTGACGCGTGCTCACCCAACACCGTGCTCGATGACGACGGCGGCTGTTGCGGACACGTCGACTTCGGCGATCTAGGCGTGGCCGATCGGTGGGCCGACCTCGCGGTGGCGACGCTGTCGCTGCACTGGAACTATCCCGACTGCCCGGGCCGAGTCTGGGACGACGAGTTCTTCGCCGCCTACGGGTTGGAGCCGGACGCAGCGCGCATCGACTACTACCGCCGGCTGTGGCAGGCCGAAGACGATGGGTCACGCTAA
- a CDS encoding condensation domain-containing protein: MFGITTLHDWTPDPGSIVCWHASPTSTAKARQAPICEVPPSYQQAQHLRRYRDHVARGLDMSRLMIFTWDLPGRCDVRAMNYAINAHLRRHDTYHSWFEFNDADRIVRHTIADAADIELVGVEHRNMTPAELRDHIATPQPLQWDCFVFGIIQSDDHFTFYASIAHLCVDPMIVGVLFLEIHMMYSALMGGDPPIELPAAGRYDDYCARQHADTAALTLDSPRVRGWIDFAANNDGTLPSFPLPLGDLSVPYAGKLLTETMMDEQQAERFEAACVAAGARFSGGVLACAALAERELTSCAAFHVLTTTDTRRTPTELRTTGWFTGVVPITVPVTAGLFDSAARAAQTSFDSGKDLATVPFDRVLELASPEMGLTRPRPGNFVMSFLDASIAPLSTVANSELNFRIYDEGRVSHQVSMWVNRYQHETTVTVLFPDNPIARESVTNYLAAMKSMYVRAADGSPSRTFANL; the protein is encoded by the coding sequence GTGTTTGGCATTACAACGCTCCACGACTGGACGCCGGACCCAGGTTCGATTGTCTGTTGGCACGCGTCACCCACATCGACCGCGAAAGCCCGGCAAGCACCGATATGCGAGGTGCCGCCCAGCTATCAACAAGCTCAACATCTTCGGCGTTATCGCGATCACGTCGCGCGAGGTCTGGATATGTCGCGCCTGATGATCTTCACCTGGGATCTACCCGGCCGGTGCGATGTCCGTGCCATGAACTATGCGATCAACGCGCACCTTCGCCGCCACGACACCTACCACAGTTGGTTTGAGTTCAACGATGCCGATCGCATAGTTCGGCATACAATCGCCGACGCTGCCGATATCGAGCTCGTCGGGGTTGAGCATCGGAACATGACGCCAGCGGAGTTGCGAGACCATATTGCAACGCCGCAGCCGCTGCAGTGGGACTGCTTTGTGTTCGGGATCATTCAGAGCGACGACCACTTCACCTTTTATGCGAGCATTGCCCATCTTTGTGTCGATCCGATGATTGTGGGTGTTCTTTTCCTCGAGATCCATATGATGTACTCCGCATTGATGGGCGGGGACCCGCCTATCGAGCTGCCGGCGGCGGGCCGGTACGACGACTACTGTGCCCGCCAGCACGCGGACACAGCCGCCTTGACGTTGGACTCCCCTCGGGTGCGCGGGTGGATCGACTTCGCTGCGAACAACGACGGAACCCTGCCGTCCTTCCCGCTGCCGCTCGGCGATCTATCGGTACCCTATGCCGGAAAGCTGCTCACCGAAACGATGATGGACGAGCAGCAGGCCGAGCGATTCGAAGCCGCCTGTGTCGCCGCCGGGGCCCGTTTCAGCGGTGGCGTGCTGGCCTGCGCCGCCCTCGCTGAACGCGAGTTGACCAGCTGTGCAGCATTTCACGTACTAACAACAACCGATACGCGTAGGACGCCAACAGAACTTCGGACGACGGGCTGGTTCACCGGGGTGGTACCGATTACCGTGCCGGTCACCGCCGGACTTTTCGATAGCGCTGCCCGTGCCGCGCAGACTTCCTTCGATTCGGGCAAGGATTTGGCGACCGTACCGTTTGATCGCGTATTGGAATTGGCCAGCCCCGAGATGGGCCTGACGAGGCCCCGGCCAGGCAACTTCGTGATGTCCTTCCTGGATGCCAGCATTGCGCCCCTTTCCACGGTCGCCAACTCCGAGCTGAACTTCCGGATCTACGACGAAGGCAGGGTTTCTCATCAAGTCTCGATGTGGGTCAATCGGTATCAGCACGAGACCACGGTGACGGTGTTATTTCCGGACAACCCGATCGCGCGCGAATCCGTTACCAATTACCTCGCCGCGATGAAATCCATGTATGTCCGCGCCGCCGACGGTAGTCCCAGTCGCACCTTTGCAAATCTGTGA
- a CDS encoding MBL fold metallo-hydrolase — protein sequence MQVTSVGHAGFLIQTQAGSILCDPWVNPAYFASWFPFPDNSALDWAALGDCDYLYISHLHKDHFDAENLRTHVNKDAVVLLPEYPVPDLRNELQKLGFHRFFETADSVKHRLTGPKGGLDVMVIALRAPADGPIGDSALVVSDGVTTTFNMNDARPVDLDVLTSEFGHIDVHLLQYSGAIWYPMVYDMPARAKEAFGTQKRQRQMDRARQYIAQVGATWVVPSAGPPCFLDPELRHLNDDRNDPANIFPDQMVFLDQMRAHGHNGGLLMIPGSTADFTGTTLNSLRHPQPTDLVEAIFTTGKAAYIADYADRMAPVLATQKAGWADATGEPLLQPLRALFEPIMSQSNEICDGIGYPVELVIGPETVILDFPKRAVREPIPDEKFRYGFAIAPELVRTVLRDNEPDWVNTIFLSTRFRAWRVGGYNEYLYTFFKCLTDERIAYADGWFSETHDDSASITVDGWEIQRRCPHLKADLSKFGVVEGNTLTCNLHGWQWRLDDGRCLTARGHQLRSSRS from the coding sequence GTGCAGGTCACAAGTGTCGGTCACGCCGGCTTTCTGATCCAGACCCAGGCCGGCAGCATTCTGTGCGACCCTTGGGTCAATCCCGCCTACTTCGCGTCCTGGTTCCCGTTCCCGGACAACAGCGCGCTGGATTGGGCCGCGCTGGGTGACTGCGATTATCTGTACATCTCGCACCTGCACAAAGACCACTTCGATGCGGAGAACCTGCGGACGCACGTCAACAAGGACGCGGTGGTGCTGCTGCCCGAGTATCCGGTACCCGACCTGCGAAATGAGCTGCAGAAGTTAGGATTTCACCGGTTCTTTGAGACCGCTGATTCGGTGAAACACCGCCTCACCGGACCCAAAGGTGGTCTCGACGTCATGGTCATCGCATTGCGAGCCCCGGCCGACGGTCCGATCGGCGACTCGGCGCTGGTGGTTTCCGATGGTGTGACAACGACTTTCAACATGAACGACGCCCGGCCAGTCGATTTGGATGTGCTGACATCCGAATTCGGCCACATCGACGTGCATCTGTTGCAGTACTCCGGAGCGATCTGGTACCCGATGGTCTACGACATGCCGGCACGCGCCAAGGAGGCGTTCGGCACCCAGAAGCGGCAACGGCAGATGGACCGCGCCCGCCAGTACATCGCGCAGGTGGGCGCGACGTGGGTGGTGCCGTCGGCGGGGCCGCCGTGCTTTCTGGACCCCGAGCTGCGCCACCTCAACGACGACCGCAACGATCCGGCCAACATCTTCCCCGACCAGATGGTGTTCCTGGATCAGATGCGCGCGCACGGCCACAACGGCGGTTTGCTGATGATTCCCGGATCGACCGCGGATTTCACCGGCACGACCCTGAATTCATTGCGTCATCCACAGCCGACCGACCTGGTCGAGGCCATCTTCACCACCGGCAAGGCCGCATATATCGCTGACTACGCCGACCGGATGGCGCCCGTGCTCGCCACGCAGAAAGCTGGCTGGGCGGATGCCACCGGCGAGCCGCTGCTGCAGCCGTTACGCGCCCTGTTCGAACCGATCATGTCGCAAAGCAACGAGATCTGTGACGGCATCGGATATCCCGTCGAACTGGTCATCGGTCCCGAAACCGTAATTTTGGATTTTCCGAAAAGAGCTGTGCGAGAACCAATTCCCGATGAAAAGTTCCGCTACGGGTTCGCCATCGCACCGGAGCTGGTGCGCACGGTGCTGCGCGACAACGAACCCGACTGGGTCAATACCATCTTCCTGTCCACCCGGTTTCGGGCATGGCGGGTCGGTGGTTACAACGAATACCTCTATACGTTCTTTAAGTGCCTGACCGACGAACGCATCGCCTACGCCGACGGCTGGTTCTCCGAGACCCACGATGACTCCGCCTCGATCACAGTGGACGGCTGGGAAATCCAGCGCCGCTGCCCCCATCTCAAGGCCGACCTGTCGAAATTCGGTGTGGTGGAAGGCAACACGCTGACCTGCAATCTGCACGGCTGGCAATGGCGTCTGGACGACGGTCGCTGCCTCACCGCCCGGGGCCACCAGCTACGGAGTTCACGGTCATGA
- a CDS encoding GAP family protein, translated as MWSTVLVLALSVMCEPIRIGLVVLMLNRRRPLLQLLTFLCGGYTMGGGVGLVTLMVLKATPLAGHFSVPKVQITTGLIALLIALVLATDVVGKRVRRAPADARVKDDRGVVLLEPVPSRGAHKLALRARRFLQGDSLYVAGVSGAGAALPSANYMGALAAILASGAAPATQALAVLTFNVVAFTIAEVPLVSYLAAPQKTRAFMAGLQSWLRSRSRHNVALLVAVGGCFMLALGLSNV; from the coding sequence ATGTGGTCCACCGTGCTGGTATTGGCGCTCTCGGTGATGTGCGAGCCGATACGGATCGGTTTGGTGGTTCTCATGCTCAACAGGCGCCGCCCGCTGCTCCAACTGCTCACATTCTTGTGCGGTGGTTACACGATGGGTGGTGGCGTGGGCCTGGTCACGCTTATGGTCCTCAAGGCCACTCCGTTGGCCGGACACTTCAGTGTGCCCAAGGTACAGATTACGACCGGGCTGATTGCCCTGCTTATCGCGCTTGTGCTTGCCACCGACGTGGTAGGCAAGCGCGTCCGGCGGGCTCCGGCCGACGCCCGGGTGAAAGACGACCGTGGCGTGGTCCTGCTGGAGCCGGTACCGTCACGTGGCGCGCACAAGCTGGCCCTACGGGCACGTCGCTTTCTGCAGGGCGATTCGCTGTATGTCGCCGGGGTGAGCGGCGCGGGAGCCGCGCTGCCTTCGGCCAACTACATGGGCGCGCTGGCCGCCATCCTTGCCTCCGGCGCCGCGCCGGCGACACAGGCGCTGGCTGTTCTTACGTTCAACGTCGTGGCCTTCACCATCGCGGAGGTCCCCCTCGTCAGTTATCTGGCAGCACCGCAGAAAACCCGGGCGTTCATGGCCGGACTGCAATCGTGGCTCCGGTCGCGTAGCCGCCACAACGTCGCGTTGTTGGTCGCCGTGGGCGGTTGCTTCATGCTCGCGCTCGGCCTAAGCAACGTCTAG